In Mangifera indica cultivar Alphonso chromosome 1, CATAS_Mindica_2.1, whole genome shotgun sequence, a single genomic region encodes these proteins:
- the LOC123211756 gene encoding cytosolic sulfotransferase 15-like, with product METSAAIGELSNEIQQLLLNLPREKGWDGNPIYQYQRFWTQSNLVSAIISFQRHFQAEDGDIILTSFPKSGTTWLKALAFTVVNRTRFPLQNSPLLTTPPHQLVPFLEVDLYWKNESPNLEDIPKPRILATHLPYASLPNSILNSGCRIVYVARNPLDQFISLWKFLSSVQDQNMNLVSIEEAFEKICSGVQLCGPIWEHVLGYWKASQENPEKVLFLKYEDMQENIISNIKNLANFLGCAFSEVEETQGVVKEISKICSFDNLKNLEVNKNGKSTRFGIGNEAFFRKGSVGDWSNFLTSSMSDRLEKILEEKLCGSGLSFKK from the coding sequence ATGGAGACCTCTGCTGCAATAGGAGAGCTAAGCAATGAGATTCAACAACTACTCTTGAACCTTCCAAGAGAGAAAGGCTGGGATGGAAATCCTATCTATCAATACCAAAGGTTTTGGACTCAATCAAATCTCGTTTCCGCCATAATCTCCTTTCAGAGGCACTTCCAAGCAGAAGACGGTGACATAATATTAACCAGCTTTCCGAAATCAGGCACCACTTGGTTAAAAGCCCTAGCTTTCACCGTTGTCAACCGTACTCGTTTTCCTCTACAAAATAGCCCCTTGCTCACCACCCCTCCTCATCAGCTTGTTCCTTTCTTGGAGGTTGATCTTTATTGGAAAAATGAATCTCCTAATCTTGAAGACATTCCCAAGCCAAGGATTTTGGCCACCCATCTCCCATATGCTTCATTACCCAATTCTATCTTGAATTCTGGTTGCCGCATTGTTTATGTAGCCAGAAATCCTCTGGATCAATTCATCTCCCTTTGGAAATTCTTGTCTTCAGTTCAAGACCAAAACATGAATCTGGTTTCAATTGAGGAAGCTTTCGAGAAGATTTGCAGTGGAGTCCAACTCTGTGGCCCCATTTGGGAACATGTGTTGGGGTACTGGAAGGCCAGTCAAGAGAACCCAGAAAAGGTGCTCTTTCTGAAATATGAAGATATGCAAGAGAACATCATATCTAATATCAAGAATTTGGCCAATTTCTTAGGATGTGCTTTCAGTGAAGTTGAAGAGACGCAAGGAGTggtaaaagaaatatcaaagaTTTGTAGTTTTGATAATCTGAAAAATTTAGAGGTGAACAAGAATGGTAAAAGCACTAGATTTGGAATTGGAAATGAAGCGTTTTTCAGGAAAGGTTCTGTGGGAGATTGGAGCAATTTTTTAACATCTTCAATGTCGGATCGCTTGGAGAAGATACTCGAAGAAAAGCTATGCGGCTCAGGTTTGTCCTTCAAGAAATAA